CAGACCTTGTAATTGAGCTGCTTAAGGGTGAGAAAGATCTCAATACCCTTGCAACTGAAAATAACATCCAACCAAATCTGCTCCGCAACTGGAAAAAAGAGTTCTTGAACAATGCTTCGGTTGTGTTCGACGACAAGCGTGAGGAAAACCTCAAAGAAAAGCTTGCCGAAGAGCGTAAGGAGAAAGCGGAGTATGCCAAAAAGGTTGGTCAGTTAACCATGCAGGTTGACTGGCTCAAAAAAAAATCTGAAGAAATTTGTGGACCTGACTACGAGAGTAAGTTTAGTCCAAAACCTTTTGACGACTAAGGAAATTCCGGCTTCTGTTGGCGCCAGGTTGCTTGACATCAACCGTACAAGCATTTATTACAAGGGTGCCCCTATTTCAGATGAGGAACTGGCCTGCAAAGAGATCATTGATCATCTCCATACAGATAATCCCACTTGGGGCGCAAGACAAATGTCTGCACAGTTAAAAACCCGTGGTTACCAGGTTGGACGCCGCAAGGCAAGACGCTACATGAATGAGATGGATATTTACCCGATTTATCCAAAGATGAATCTTTCCAAGCGAATGCAGCAGGCGAAAGTATGTCCATATCTTCTTCGTAATGCGGTCATAGACAAACCAAATCAGGCATGGTCTATTGACATTACATATATTCCGATCAAGCGCGGATTTCTGTATCTGACAGCCGTGATCGACTGGTATAGCCGTTGTATTGTCGGCTGGGAAGTGGATGACACACTTGATACCAGAATGGTTATCAGTGCCCTGAAAAAAGCTTTCAAAGTGGCAAAACCTCAGATCTTGAATTCAGATCAGGGTTGTCAGTTTACAAGTCAGCAATACATTGACTTTGTAAAGGAAAACGGTATCCGCCAGAGTATGGATGGAAAAAGCCGCTGGGCAGACAACATCATGATTGAGCGCTGGTTCCGCAGCTTCAAGTATGAGGAAGCCTATCTGACACAGTACAACAACATCAGGGAAGCAAGGGCTGCTATCAGACAGTATATCCACACCTACAACTTTGAGCGACGCCATTCTGCACTTGATTACCAAACACCGGCTGAATGCTACTATCCGGCAATGTTGATGCCATATGTAGCTTAGCATATATTGGATCTGGGGAGTGCTCCACTGTTCTCTCCATGTTCCTTGTAACTTGTCCACCATATCAGTTCATTATAAAAATCTTAGATTTTTGTCTTGACAACTGAGCCACTATACAACGGAACAACGGCAGAACGAAGACCAGAGAACGCTGGGAGAGCTATTCTTTTTTCTCGTTGATGAAATGGCAGATATTACTTTCAGCAGATCACTTGGCATCCTGATGGATGCCTTAATGGCGAGCCTTCAGGAAATCCTGAAGCTGAGTGACGAGCAGCTTTCTGCCCTTATTGCTGATTTTGAATCCAGACTGCCAGAATATCTGCGTAATGCACTCCATCCAGGGACTGCGATGGCATAAATTGCTATTTTGTTAGCTGAAATATTGAATTTTCAAGGTGCGAAGCCCATTTGGGGTATGGGAAGTCTTAGTAATTAATATAACGCATACGAGACGGTTTGTCCATGCGTTTTTGACTGGCAAATTTATAGAACTTTCCAGTAACCATTTCTTTTTGACTTATTTGTGTATTCGTTTTAATCATAGCTATTATTACTGCTTCATCTGAATTTAAAGATTCACTTATTGATTCATTTATTGATTCATTTGAAGCTTTATTTGTATTATTATTCCGATACTTATTTCTTATGTCGTTGCGAATCGTTTTTTCACTAAAATTACACTATTTTTCATTACTTCATCGTCTTCGGCAGTGAATTGAGCAATGCCCGCATCTCTGGATTAGCCAACACTTTTGCCAGAAGTTCTGGATCGACTTCATCAGCAACAGGTACATTATTATTTTCCTGCTGTACATGCATCTGTGGATCCAGATTCTTTTTCTCATAAAATGCTTCTTCAAAAAGCTCTGCATTTTTCCTTCTGTCATCATCCAGAATATGAGAGTACACGTCCGTAACCATATTGACCTGAGCATGACCGGAATCCCCCTGTACCGCCTTGATGTCTCCACCATTCAATTTCAGCTTATAAGTAACGCTGCTATGACGAAAACTGTGAAATACAACCGGTGGGAGATTATAGTCCTCGATCAGTTTTTTTAAAGGACCACGTATTGCTCCATCTCCTAGAGGAAGCCCAAAGGTACTTGCCATAACCAGGTTATAGTCCATATATTCATCACCAAGAATTTCTTTCATTTCATCTTGCTCAGCTTTCCAGTCTACTAGCATATTAGCGACACTCTTTGGTAAGAATATCTTACGCACACTACTTTCTGTCTTCGGTGTTTTCAAAATACGGACCGTAGAATTCTTCTTATGATTTGTCGGGAATACCAACAACACATCTTTTCCATCCAATGCATTCAACGATTCTTTTCTTATACGCTGTGATTCTTTGTTGATGAAGACATATGCACGGTTTTCTTCAATTGCCTCAGGAGAAATATCTACACAATCCCAGGTAAGACCAAGCAGCTCACCAAGTCGTAAGGAACATGAAAAGGATAGATTTATTGCAAGCTTTAATCGCTCATCTTCACAGACACTGAGCGCATACATTAATGTATCCGCTGTCCAGATGTCTCTTTTTTGTGATTTATGTTTTGGTACAGTCGCATGGGTGCAAGGATTCTTCTCCATCAACTCCCATTTCACTGCCTGTTCAAAACAGTTTCTAAGCAGCTTATTAATATCCCTGACCGTACTGGAAGATACAAATTCATTTCGACTGGTTTTATTCAATGGATTGATAACTGCACGTCTCTTCAAAAGACTCTGATAATATCTTTCGATGAATCTGGTATTGATCTCTGAGAGTTTCGTATCACCAATGATCGGAAGAATATAGTTATTGATAAGAGAGACATTTCCTTCATATGTAGAAAGCGCCCAGTTTTCTTTGCCATAAAGTGCAACATATTCTGTAATAAGCTCGTCCAGTGTTTTGCATTTACGGACGACAAATGATCCCATCTCTTTTTTATATTCAATTTCTTTTTTTCTTCTCTTTGCTTCGGCTTTCGTTTCATAGGTTTCCCACTTCTGTTTCCTCTCACCTTTTTCATTCGTATAAGAATAGATTACATTAAATTTTCCGTTTCGTTCTCTTATAGATGCCATATTATTGCATGCTCCTTTCCAAATCTCTTTGTTCCATCCAGTCCTCAAATTCATCCCGACAGATCCTTACTCGACTGCCAACTTTTATTACTGTGAACTTCCCTTTATCCGCCCACTTGTTAATCATGCTTCTGCTGACCTTTGCCAGATAGGAAGCTTCATCAAAAGTAAGATATTTTATATTTCCATTGCTTCCTCGTATTCCGGTTTGTGATAATTTCTTCCGCCGGAAATTAGCCAGGGCAATATTCTGTTCCTGTGCAAGTTCTTCATAATCATTCGATGGATCCAGCTTATAACGGTCCTGACCTTCCAGGAATTTTTGAAAACTCTCTTTTGTGATCCTTTTCTTTTCTGCAATCACAATGAATTCAAAAAAATGACTATACTTCGGATTATCAAGAATTGTATATACTGCGCTTCTGGTTGTTCCAAGCAGCTGTGCCATCTCAGGCATCGTAATAGTTGCATTTTCCAAAAGAGCGTCTTTTTTTCTGTCTTCCTTTGTTCGATACCGGGACTGGCTTTTATACCAATTCTGAAAAGATTCTTTTGGTATTCGTTTCCAGTAATCGACAA
This Anaerobutyricum hallii DNA region includes the following protein-coding sequences:
- a CDS encoding transposase, whose translation is MSRQRRNFNAKFKSDLVIELLKGEKDLNTLATENNIQPNLLRNWKKEFLNNASVVFDDKREENLKEKLAEERKEKAEYAKKVGQLTMQVDWLKKKSEEICGPDYESKFSPKPFDD
- a CDS encoding IS3 family transposase, whose translation is MTTKEIPASVGARLLDINRTSIYYKGAPISDEELACKEIIDHLHTDNPTWGARQMSAQLKTRGYQVGRRKARRYMNEMDIYPIYPKMNLSKRMQQAKVCPYLLRNAVIDKPNQAWSIDITYIPIKRGFLYLTAVIDWYSRCIVGWEVDDTLDTRMVISALKKAFKVAKPQILNSDQGCQFTSQQYIDFVKENGIRQSMDGKSRWADNIMIERWFRSFKYEEAYLTQYNNIREARAAIRQYIHTYNFERRHSALDYQTPAECYYPAMLMPYVA
- a CDS encoding tyrosine-type recombinase/integrase produces the protein MASIRERNGKFNVIYSYTNEKGERKQKWETYETKAEAKRRKKEIEYKKEMGSFVVRKCKTLDELITEYVALYGKENWALSTYEGNVSLINNYILPIIGDTKLSEINTRFIERYYQSLLKRRAVINPLNKTSRNEFVSSSTVRDINKLLRNCFEQAVKWELMEKNPCTHATVPKHKSQKRDIWTADTLMYALSVCEDERLKLAINLSFSCSLRLGELLGLTWDCVDISPEAIEENRAYVFINKESQRIRKESLNALDGKDVLLVFPTNHKKNSTVRILKTPKTESSVRKIFLPKSVANMLVDWKAEQDEMKEILGDEYMDYNLVMASTFGLPLGDGAIRGPLKKLIEDYNLPPVVFHSFRHSSVTYKLKLNGGDIKAVQGDSGHAQVNMVTDVYSHILDDDRRKNAELFEEAFYEKKNLDPQMHVQQENNNVPVADEVDPELLAKVLANPEMRALLNSLPKTMK
- a CDS encoding helix-turn-helix domain-containing protein — protein: MATAIMKQKEVPEMDDVEEIISKISEDSPYKRRPTQKRTWMTVPEMGKLLGLKKTDRYWLVHKNVFESKEIAGKIRINIASFEKWYANQIKYHKVTGEEPGKELKSWSYSVKEVADLLGVDEYLVYDLLKKNQMEAVIVDYWKRIPKESFQNWYKSQSRYRTKEDRKKDALLENATITMPEMAQLLGTTRSAVYTILDNPKYSHFFEFIVIAEKKRITKESFQKFLEGQDRYKLDPSNDYEELAQEQNIALANFRRKKLSQTGIRGSNGNIKYLTFDEASYLAKVSRSMINKWADKGKFTVIKVGSRVRICRDEFEDWMEQRDLERSMQ